A genome region from Salvia splendens isolate huo1 chromosome 19, SspV2, whole genome shotgun sequence includes the following:
- the LOC121779104 gene encoding protein FAR1-RELATED SEQUENCE 5-like codes for MIFAPFTGKDNHGRPVTFAAGLLSKEIANSFSWLFNQFVKCMGVALKLIVTDQDLGMKVAIEEVLVNTRHRWCMWYVMNKVADKLPKNMLGSEELKKELNACVWSELIEPDAFEETWHAIMERYGLANNDWFSSMFASRRFWVPAFFREFPMSSLIKTTSMSESQNGFFKRYSKSRSNLIQFYMNYNHTLKTQTSNSAKLEYYDSTKVPILKTKLEIEKHASTIYSGSGYNAIQEEIVFACFFLSCATLGVSTNREIEVYNVKDNDSNSWTMTYSIGDDTYFCRCKKFERLDLLCSHIFCVLKYKFVKLIPEKLRGGRWLKSQFVKPIHGVFCDDQEIHLAADEKKIAFKNLYALFIETTQSIEGNIHQINAFASIIEEGKKLLLG; via the coding sequence ATGATATTTGCTCCTTTTACGGGCAAGGATAATCATGGTCGCCCTGTGACATTTGCTGCTGGCCTTTTGTCCAAAGAAATTGCCAACTCATTTTCATGGTTATTTAACCAATTTGTAAAGTGTATGGGTGTGGCTCTCAAACTCATTGTAACCGACCAAGACTTAGGAATGAAAGTTGCTATTGAGGAGGTCCTTGTCAATACAAGACACCGGTGGTGTATGTGGTACGTTATGAATAAAGTTGCTGACAAATTGCCAAAGAACATGCTTGGTAGTGAAGAACTAAAGAAGGAACTGAATGCATGTGTATGGTCGGAGTTGATAGAACCTGATGCATTTGAAGAAACTTGGCATGCTATAATGGAAAGATATGGGCTGGCCAATAATGACTGGTTTTCATCAATGTTTGCATCCAGAAGGTTTTGGGTTCCAGCCTTTTTCCGTGAATTTCCGATGAGTTCGTTGATAAAGACAACTTCTATGTCTGAATCACAGAATGGCTTCTTTAAAAGGTACTCAAAGTCTCGATCTAACCTTATACAATTTTATATGAACTATAACCATACTCTGAAGACTCAAACAAGTAATAGTGCAAAGCTTGAATACTATGATTCAACAAAAGTGCCTATTCTGAAAACAAAGTTGGAAATTGAGAAACATGCTTCAACGATATATAGTGGTAGTGGTTATAATGCAATTCAAGAAGAGATAGTTTTTGCATGTTTCTTTTTGTCTTGTGCAACTCTCGGAGTGTCTACCAATAGAGAGATTGAAGTATATAACGTAAAGGACAATGATTCAAACTCATGGACAATGACTTACTCCATTGGTGATGATACCTATTTTTGTAGATGCAAAAAGTTTGAGAGACTTGATCTATTGTGCAgtcatatattttgtgtgttgaaatATAAGTTTGTTAAGTTGATACCCGAGAAGTTGCGTGGAGGGAGATGGTTGAAGTCACAGTTTGTGAAGCCAATACATGGAGTTttttgtgatgatcaagaaatacACCTTGCTGCGGACGAGAAGAAGATTGCATTTAAAAACTTGTATGCATTATTCATTGAAACAACACAAAGTATTGAAGGGAATATTCATCAAATCAATGCATTTGCTTCAATTATTGAAGAAGGTAAGAAGCTTCTTCTCGGATAA